The Pukyongia salina genome segment AAAGACGCCAACAAACTTATAGAAGAGTTTATGCTTTTAGCAAATAGAAGTGTTGCAGAATTTATAGGAAAACAAAAAGAAAAGAAAACTTTTGTTTACAGGGTTCATGACGAACCAGACGATGAAAAGATCGCACAGCTGGAGAATATTGTAAAACGTTTTGGATATAAAATAAATACACGCGACAGACAAAGCACCGCAGCATCACTTAATAAACTTCTGGAGGATGTACAGGGAAAGAAAGAGCAAAACCTGGTTGATACACTTGCAATAAGAAGTATGAGCAAGGCGGTCTACACTACAAATAACATTGGCCATTATGGTTTAGCATTCGATTATTACACTCATTTTACCTCTCCAATACGGCGTTATCCCGATGTAATGGTGCATAGGCTACTGCAACTTTACCTGGATAGAAAACCTTCGGCGAAAGAAGATCTTTATGAGGAAAAATGCGGGCACTCCAGCAATATGGAATACCTGGCAGCTTCAGCCGAAAGGGACAGCATTAAATATATGCAGGTGAAGTATATGATGGACCACCAGGATCAGGACTTCCTGGGCGTGATCTCCGGTGTGACAGAATGGGGAATCTACGTGGAGATCATATCAAATAAATGTGAGGGAATGGTTCGTTTACAAGACCTGAGAGATGATCACTATAGTTTCGATAGGGATGAATTTGCTGTGATAGGAAATAAAACTAAAAATGTATACCAGCTGGGTGACGAAGTTTACGTGAAAGTGAAGAACGCGGATCTAGTAAAAAAACACCTGGATTTTACTATGTTGGGCCACCGAAAGGACTATAAGGAAGAGGCCTAACTTTCCTAAAGGTCTTTAACCAGAATAATAGCGCTGGACAAGACTAAACAAATTTGTATTTTTACAGTATGTTCGATGGTTTGTTATATGCGGCCCTCTACGGAGTTATACTTGCTTTTATGGTGGGCCCCGTATTTTTTACTTTAATCGAAACTAGTATCACTAAAGGTTTCAGGGCAGGATTATTTTTCGACCTTGGGGCAATCACTGCAGATATAATTTTTATTTTAATTGCTTTATACGGCACGAGCAAGATCCTTGAAAAAGTAAAAGACGATCCCGGCCTGCTAATCTTTGGAGGCGTGATCTTGATCGCTTATGGTGTAATATCGTATATACGTACGGCTAAATCGTTTATCAAAATCGTGCGAGAGCATTACGCCGTGAAGGTAAAGAAAGACCTGGGAGGATTATTTTTAAAAGGTTTTTTACTGAATTTTGTGAATTTTGGGGTGCTTGCCGGTTGGATAGCCACGATTATCATGGCAAACGCTCTTACCTCTTCAGACAGAGGTGTGCTGCTGTTTCTAGCGACAGTGCTCGTAACTTTTTTCCTAACCGATCTGGCAAAGATCTCACTTGCCAAAAAACTAAAGAGCAGACTTACCCCGCGATTTGTTTATAAAACCAAGAAATGGATCAGTATTCTAATTATAGGATTTGGTGCACTCTTGCTGGTTGAGGGTATTTTCCCCGATGAAGTTCAGCGTGGCTTAGACAGAATTCCTTCAGTTAAAAGCCCGATGGAGAAATCTGTAGAATAATAAAACCCCTCCCAAAAAATCGGGAAGGGTCTTTGAGGCATCGAGCGGATTCGAACCGCTGTACAAGGTTTTGCAGACCTCTGCCTAGCCACTCGGCCACGATGCCTTTTACAGATGGCAAATATAAAAGATTAACTTTAAAAAACGGACTTAAAAGTTAATTTACCGCTTTGAAGACATGCTCACACTAACTTCGGCAACATCACCCCCTATAGGAGGGTTTACTTTTGAAACCATCACTTTAACGTAATCCACTTTTGGAAGTTCCGCAAATATAGTGTCGATGATGCGTTGCCCTACGTGCTCAAGCAGTTTGGACCGTATCGCCATTTGTTCTTTTACGATGCGATTTAAATGCACATAATCGACAGTATCTTTTAGATGATCACTTTTGGCAGCCTTCGAAAGATCTGCCTTCACAGTTAGGTTTACCAGGTAATCACTACCAATTTTTTCCTCCTCGGTAAGGCAGCCATGATTGGTAAAAATGCGGATGTTTTTTAATCTGATGCTACTCATCTAAAATTGCTTTCGGCAAAGATACTTTTTTTACCTTTGCCTGTTGTTTGAAGAACCACCTTCCTGGATGAAAAAGATTTATTACCAGGAAGTTCATCGAAATTTTCAGAAGCTGAAAAAATAAAATATGTCTAAAGAAGAACCACTCAATTTTATTGAGCATATTATAGAAAATGACCTGGAATCCGGATATTCTCCCAATTCGCTGCGCTTTCGTTTTCCTCCCGAACCCAATGGCTACTTGCACATTGGGCACGCCTCTGCCATCTGTTTAAACTTTGGCCTTGGCGAAAAATATAAAGCCCCGGTAAATTTGCGCTTCGATGATACCAACCCGGCAAAGGAAGAACAGGAATATGTAGATGCTATTAAACGCGACATTGAGTGGCTTGGTTATGAGTGGGCAGAAGAGCGATATGCGTCAGATTATTTTCAGCAGTTGTACGACTGGGCGGTACAATTTATAAAAGAAGGAAAGGCTTATGTTGATTCTCAGACTTCTGAAGAAATAGCCAGTCAAAAAGGGACACCCAACGAACCCGGCAAGGAGAGCCCGTACAGAAACAGGCCTATTGAAGAAAGCCTGGAGCTTTTCGAGAAAATGAAGAATGGAGAAGTAGGCGAGGGTGAGCATGTGCTACGTGCTAAGATCGATATGGCTTCAGGAAATATGCTGATGCGTGATCCTGTAATGTATAGGGTGCTTCATAAGCATCATCATCGTACAGGGACAGACTGGAAGATATTTCCTATGTACGACTGGACACATGGTGAAAGCGATTATATAGAACAAGTCTCACATTCTTTTTGCACCCTGGAATTTCTTCCTCATCGCGAATTGTACGACTGGTTCCTGGACCAGGTACATGCGTCGAATAAATTAAGACCAAAACAGCGTGAATTTGCCAGAAGAAATCTAAGCCATACAGTTGTGAGCAAGCGAAAACTGGCCAGATTGGTTGAAGAAGGTGTAGTTAATGGGTGGGACGACCCAAGGATGCCAACAATTTCCGGTTTGAGAAGGCGAGGCTATACACCCGAATCTATCCGAAATTTTGCTGAAAGCATAGGTGTTGGTAAACGGGAGAATCTCATCGATGTTTCGCATCTCGAATTTAATGTACGGGAGGACCTCAACAAAAAAGCAACTCGTGTAATGGCTGTTCTGAACCCGGTAAAGCTTATTATCACAAATTATCCTGAGGGCAAGACCGAATGGTTGGATGCAGAGAATAATCCTGAAGATGACAGCGCAGGAACCCGTAAGATCCCATTTTCAAGGGAACTGTACATTGAGCGGGAAGATTTTAAAGAAGAGGCAAATCGAAAGTTCTTCAGGCTAACGCTGGGCAAAGAAGTCCGATTGAAGAATGCCTATATCATAATGGGAGAAAGCGTGGTAAAAGATGCCGAAGGTAATATCACCGAGATACATTGCAGCTACGACCCGGATAGTAAAAGCGGCAGTGGCAGCGAAGCCTCTATGAGAAAAGTAAAGGGAACGCTTCATTGGGTTTCTGTTGCACATGCACTACCCATCGAGGTGCGTTTATACGACAGGCTCTTTACAGATCCATCGCCAGACACTCATAAGGATAAGGATTTTATGGAATTCGTCAACCCAAATTCCCTGGAAGTTATCCAGGCGTATGGCGAACCAGCCTTAAAGGATTTCAAGGCAGAGGATAAAGTACAGTTTCAGCGGCTGGGTTATTTTACGGTCGATCCGGACTCTACGGAGGATCATCTCGTATACAATCGAACGGTTCCTCTAAGGGATTCCTGGGCAAAGCTGGATACAGGATCATAGTATCAACCTGAACACAGCGTATAAATTTCCGGCCATATGGAAGACGATCGGGAACCAAATAGAGCCGGTCTTGAATCGCATAATGGCTAAAAATGCGCCTATTCCGAAGATATATAATAGCTCGAAGATATTATATTGAAAATGAAACACCGCAAAGATAGCAGCAGTTGCAATAATTGTTATCCACCTGTGTTTGCTGGCCAGTATATGGTCCATTTTACCTAGCAGGTAACCGCGATACATCACCTCTTCAAGTAAAGGCCCGAAGATTCCTAATCCGAGAATTACGAGGATCTTTTCGGTGGTACTATCTACAGTAATTAGGATTTCGGAAGTGATGGCCGCATATTCCCTTAGAAGAATTCCGCATATAAGAATGAATAAACTGTAAAGTAACCAGATCCGGTCTTTTCTTTTAACCCGTACAAATCCCAGAAATGAAAACACCCCCGATCTTATCGTTAACTTAAGAAAGAAGTAGATCAGCACCAGGATCGTAATAGCACTTACTATCATCGCGATATGAAATTGTGGTAGATCCCAGATCTGATGAGGAACATCGTCAATATGTACGTAAAAACCCTGTATGGTCACAGATTGGTTCGGGTCGCCATAGAAGAAGAACTGCAGCGTGGTAAGGAGTAGTTGAAGTAATAGATAACTACCCAGTATGAAAAAGAAAGTATAATACAAAAGGATCCATTTTGTGATTATACTTTCTCTTATTTTTCTAATTAAAGACATTTAGAAATGGACTATGTTTAGTTTTGACTAGTAGTGTCACAATCCCATTCCCAGGTATTTCCGGGGGGGCCCAAATGTATCTTTACACAGAAGACATGCGCTATTACACATATCCAGCCACATCGTTGAGCCGAAACTTGCCCGACTGTGGTAGAGCTAGTTTCTCCATTTGGCCCTTTGAAGGCGATTTGGGTGTCAGGGTCAATGTTTTTCAACGAATTGGTATACACCGCAACATCGATTCCGTTTGAGGTTTTAGTTACCCGGTACATGAATTTTTTACCGTTACGGTCATAACCGGGAACATCGGCCGTTTCGCCAGGTTTTAAACTGGAAAAATCATAATCTTTTCCCGGAGCATCGGCCACGAGCTTATCTGTAATCTCACAGGTGGATTTTTCAATAAGGTTACACGGATTTGTCTTAGAATGGGCTTGTCCCATTAATAACATGCCAACTAAAAGGGCAGCATAAAGTTTGAAATTTTTCATAAGTAGTTTGGTTTAGAGGGGGGCTAGAAGCTGAGAGTTCTACGGCG includes the following:
- a CDS encoding LysE family translocator is translated as MFDGLLYAALYGVILAFMVGPVFFTLIETSITKGFRAGLFFDLGAITADIIFILIALYGTSKILEKVKDDPGLLIFGGVILIAYGVISYIRTAKSFIKIVREHYAVKVKKDLGGLFLKGFLLNFVNFGVLAGWIATIIMANALTSSDRGVLLFLATVLVTFFLTDLAKISLAKKLKSRLTPRFVYKTKKWISILIIGFGALLLVEGIFPDEVQRGLDRIPSVKSPMEKSVE
- the folB gene encoding dihydroneopterin aldolase, which encodes MSSIRLKNIRIFTNHGCLTEEEKIGSDYLVNLTVKADLSKAAKSDHLKDTVDYVHLNRIVKEQMAIRSKLLEHVGQRIIDTIFAELPKVDYVKVMVSKVNPPIGGDVAEVSVSMSSKR
- a CDS encoding glutamine--tRNA ligase/YqeY domain fusion protein, which codes for MSKEEPLNFIEHIIENDLESGYSPNSLRFRFPPEPNGYLHIGHASAICLNFGLGEKYKAPVNLRFDDTNPAKEEQEYVDAIKRDIEWLGYEWAEERYASDYFQQLYDWAVQFIKEGKAYVDSQTSEEIASQKGTPNEPGKESPYRNRPIEESLELFEKMKNGEVGEGEHVLRAKIDMASGNMLMRDPVMYRVLHKHHHRTGTDWKIFPMYDWTHGESDYIEQVSHSFCTLEFLPHRELYDWFLDQVHASNKLRPKQREFARRNLSHTVVSKRKLARLVEEGVVNGWDDPRMPTISGLRRRGYTPESIRNFAESIGVGKRENLIDVSHLEFNVREDLNKKATRVMAVLNPVKLIITNYPEGKTEWLDAENNPEDDSAGTRKIPFSRELYIEREDFKEEANRKFFRLTLGKEVRLKNAYIIMGESVVKDAEGNITEIHCSYDPDSKSGSGSEASMRKVKGTLHWVSVAHALPIEVRLYDRLFTDPSPDTHKDKDFMEFVNPNSLEVIQAYGEPALKDFKAEDKVQFQRLGYFTVDPDSTEDHLVYNRTVPLRDSWAKLDTGS
- a CDS encoding CPBP family intramembrane glutamic endopeptidase: MSLIRKIRESIITKWILLYYTFFFILGSYLLLQLLLTTLQFFFYGDPNQSVTIQGFYVHIDDVPHQIWDLPQFHIAMIVSAITILVLIYFFLKLTIRSGVFSFLGFVRVKRKDRIWLLYSLFILICGILLREYAAITSEILITVDSTTEKILVILGLGIFGPLLEEVMYRGYLLGKMDHILASKHRWITIIATAAIFAVFHFQYNIFELLYIFGIGAFLAIMRFKTGSIWFPIVFHMAGNLYAVFRLIL